The proteins below are encoded in one region of Canis lupus familiaris isolate Mischka breed German Shepherd chromosome 21, alternate assembly UU_Cfam_GSD_1.0, whole genome shotgun sequence:
- the OR2D37 gene encoding olfactory receptor family 2 subfamily D member 37, translating into MGEGNQTTVAEFILLGLSQDPKIQILLFCVFLIIYLLSMFGNLLIIILIQTDSRLHTPMYFFLKNLSFADLCFSTSIVPQMLVHFLVKRKSISFAGCSLQIIVFLLAGCTECALLAVMSYDRYVAVCKPLHYSTVMTQKVCVQFAIVSWVSGAFVCSVDSAFTLCLPYQGQNVISHYFCEPPALLKLASADTYKAEMALFSMGVIILLAPLSLILVSYWHIISTVIQMQSVEGRLKVFSTCGSHLTVVVLYYGSGIFAYMRPNSKTMNEKDQVISVFYSVMTSMLNPIIYSLRNKDVKGALRNLFRR; encoded by the coding sequence ATGGGAGAAGGAAACCAAACTACTGTGGCTGAATTTATCTTGCTGGGTCTTTCACAGGATCCAAAGATCCAGATCTTGCTGTTCTGTGTTTTCCTGATCATTTACCTCCTCTCTATGTTTGGAAACCTGCTCATAATAATCCTTATTCAGACTGACTCTCGACTTCACactcccatgtacttcttcctcaaaAACTTGTCCTTTGCTGACCTCTGTTTCTCTACAAGCATTGTGCCTCAGATGTTGGTCCACTTCCttgtaaaaaggaaaagcatttccTTTGCTGGATGCTCACTACAGATCATTGTCTTCCTTCTTGCAGGGTGTACAGAGTGTGCACTTCTGGCAGTGATGTcttatgaccgctatgtggctgTCTGCAAGCCCCTGCATTATTCCACTGTCATGACCCAAAAAGTTTGTGTCCAGTTTGCTATAGTGTCTTGGGTCAGTGGGGCATTTGTATGTTCAGTGGACAGTGCATTTACACTGTGTCTCCCTTACCAGGGACAGAATGTAATTAGTCATTATTTTTGTGAACCTCCTGCACTCCTGAAGCTGGCTTCAGCAGACACCTACAAGGCTGAGATGGCCCTCTTTTCAATGGGTGTCATTATCCTCTTAGcacctctctccctcatccttgTCTCCTACTGGCATATTATCTCCACAGTGATTCAGATGCAGTCTGTAGAAGGGAGGCTCAAGGTCTTCTCTACTTGTGGCTCCCATCTCACTGTTGTGGTTCTCTACTATGGGTCTGGGATATTTGCCTATATGAGACCGAATTCCAAGACAATGAATGAAAAGGATCAGGTCATCTCTGTGTTCTATTCAGTTATGACTTCCATGTTGAACCCCATCATTTACAGCTTGAGGAACAAGGATGTGAAGGGGGCTCTCAGGAACCTGTTTAGAAGATAG